From Scyliorhinus canicula unplaced genomic scaffold, sScyCan1.1, whole genome shotgun sequence, one genomic window encodes:
- the LOC119961705 gene encoding gastrula zinc finger protein XlCGF7.1-like: MGKPWKCGDCGKGFRFPSGLEIHRRSHTRERTFNCSDCGKTYKNAAGLINHQRVHTREKLFTCSTCGKEFTSASSLMAHQLVHTGEKPYDCPQCGKGFRCSSNLTEHLRVHTGEKPFHCSECGQRFTCSSHLTDHKRVHTGERPFICSVCGKGFIKSAHVLKHQRVHTEERPFTCTECGKSYTNPYNLRDHQLVHTGEKPFTCSECGKGFALKSQLRKHKVVHTDERPFQCSDCEKSFKSGSDLTKHQRIHSGEKPFTCPVCDRGFTWPSNRLAHQRVHM, translated from the coding sequence ATGggaaaaccatggaaatgtggggactgtgggaagggattcagattccCATCAGGTctggaaattcatcgacgtaGTCACACCAGGGAGAGGACTTTCAACTGCTCCGACTGTGGGAAAACCTATAAGAATGCTGCAGGTCTAATTaatcatcaacgtgttcacacgagagagaagctgttcacctgctccacctgtggaaAGGAATTCACTTCAGCATCCAGCCTAATGGCACACCAgctagttcacactggagagaaaccatacgattgccctcagtgtgggaagggcttcCGGTGTTCATCCAACCTCACTGAACATctacgggttcacactggggagaaaccattccacTGCTCTGAGTGCGGGCAGAGATTCACTTGTTCTTCCCATCTCACTGATCACAAGCGTGTCCACACTggtgagaggccgttcatctgctccgtgtgtgggaagggatttattaaatCGGCACACGTTCTtaaacaccagcgtgttcacactgaagagagaccgttcacctgcactgagtgtgggaagagTTACACTAATCCATACAATCTCCGGGATCACCAgctagttcacactggggagaaaccctttacctgctctgagtgtgggaagggattcgctttgAAATCGCAGCTCAGGAAACATAAggttgttcacactgatgagagaccatttcaatgttctgactgtgagaagagctttaaaagcggAAGTGATTTGACAAAACACCAGCGAATCCATtccggggagaagccgttcacctgccccgTGTGTGATAGAGGATTCACTTGGCCATCCAATCGTCTGGCACATCAGAGAGTTCACATGTGA